In one Nicotiana tomentosiformis chromosome 6, ASM39032v3, whole genome shotgun sequence genomic region, the following are encoded:
- the LOC138893585 gene encoding uncharacterized protein, which yields MDDVIIKSRMQEDHVRDLRKLLTDECQEAFDKIKEYLSNPSVLVPQEPGRPLFLYLTVLENSFVCVLGKHDVTGKREQAIYYLSKKFTSYEAMMDPLKYIFHNPMPTGRLAKWQILLNEFDIVYVTLTTMKAQALTDHLAKNPIDVEYQPLSTYFPEEEVNSVEVIPENVNAWKMFFDGAVNTKGIGIGAILILRTCQHYPTIARLWLIFMNNTTEYEACIMGMNMAVDMDVQELLIIGDSNLIIRQTQGEWETRDIKLIPYRQHVEDLSKQFKSIEFKYIPRFHNELVDTLATLASMLPYPSNIHIDPLEIQVQERHGYCNAVELDPDGEPWYHDIKRTPDLNLLRCVDSREAEGIMNEVHLGVRGPHMNMYVLAMKILRTGYYWMTMEKDCFSFVRKFHQCQIHSDLIYAPSSELHPMSAPWPFIAWGMDVIGPIELKASNGHRFILVSIDYFTKWVEAVTFNAVTKKAVVYFVHSNIIYHFGIPKTIITNNTPNLNNHLMREL from the exons atggatgatgtgatcattaaatccAGAATGCAAGAAGACCATGTGCGAGATCTAAGGAAGCTTTTGACAGATGAGTGTCAAGAAGcttttgataaaatcaaagagtatCTGTCAAATCCATCGGTGTTGGTTCCACAAGAGCCAGGAAGACCTTTGTTCTTATATCTGACAGTCCTGGAAAATTCTTTTGTGTGTGTCCTGGGGAAACACGATGTAACCGGTAAGAGAGAACAAgccatatattatctgagcaagaagttcaccagtTATGAAGCCAT GATGGATCCTTTGAAGTATATATTCCATAATCCAATGCCCACTGGaaggttagcaaaatggcaaatcctgctcaacGAGTTTGACATTGTCTATGTCACTCTCACGACGATGAAAGCTCAAGCCTTGACGGATCATCTAGCTAAGAACCCGATCGATGTTGAGTACCAACCATTAAGCACTTATTTTCCAGAAGAGGAAGTAAACTCGGTTGAAGTGATTCCAGAGAACGTCAATGCCtggaaaatgttctttgatgggGCTGTAAACACAAAAGGCATAGGGATTGGGGCAATTTTGATCTTACGCACATGTCAACATTATCCGACCATAGCCCGGCTTTGGTTAATTTTCATGAACAATACTACTGAGTATGAAGCATGTATCATGGGTATGAACATGGCGGTTGATATGGATGTACAAGAGTTATTAATCATTGGCGATTCTAATTTAATTATACGGCAAacccaaggtgaatgggaaacTCGAGACATCAAACTTATCCCTTACAGGCAACATGTGGAAGATCTGAGTAAACAGTTTAAGTCCATCGAGTTCAAGTATATTCCTCGATTCCACAATGAGCTAGTTGATACACTAGCTACTCTAGCTTCAATGCTACCATACCCGAGTAATATTCATATTGACCCGCTGGAAATTCAGGTTCAAGAAAGGCATGGTTATTGTAACGCAGTCGAATTAGATCCAGATGGTGAgccatggtatcatgatatcaaaag AACTCCAGATCTGAATCTTTTGAGGTGCGTAGATTCTCGAGAAGCTGAAGGGATCATGAACGAAGTGCATTTGGGAGTACGTGGGCCTCACATGAACATGTATGTCCTTGCAATGAAAATCCTCCGGACAGGTTAttactggatgaccatggaaaaagATTGTTTCagttttgtccgaaaattccatcAGTGTCAGATACATAGTGACCTGATTTATGCACCATCTTCAGAATTACATCCAATGTCAGCACCATGGCCGTTcattgcttggggcatggatgttattgggccaatcgaattgaaagcttcaaatgggcacagattcatcttggtttccattgattatttcacaaagtgggttgaagcagtcaCTTTCAACGCCGTCACTAAGAAAGCAGTGGTGTATTTCGTACATTCCaacattatttatcattttggtattcctaaaactatcattacAAACAATACTCCAAATCTGAACAACCACTTGATGAGGGAGTTATGA
- the LOC138893586 gene encoding uncharacterized protein, protein MALKVAFALLGYRTTVHTSVRATPYLLVYGTEEVKPAEVKIPSLRIIIEAEIEDDKWVKTRLEQLTMIDEKRMATVYHGQLYQQRMAQAYNKKVRPRKFEAGQLVLRCILPHHKEATGKFAPN, encoded by the coding sequence ATGGCATTAAAAGTTGCCTTTGCACTATTAGGATATCGTACAACCGTGCACACATCAGTTAGGGCCActccctacttattggtttatggcactgaagaAGTAAAACCTGCAGAAGTtaagattccctctcttcggatcattattgaagctgagatcgaggatgataAATGGGTTAAAACCCGGTTGGAGCAGttgactatgattgatgaaaagcgaatGGCCACAGTTTACCATGgccagttgtaccaacaaagaatggcccaagcatacaacaagaaagtgcggcccaggaAATTTGAAGcggggcaactcgttctgagatGTATTCTCCCGCATCATAAAGAAGCTACAGGAAAATTTGCTCCAAAttag